From one Ahaetulla prasina isolate Xishuangbanna chromosome 18, ASM2864084v1, whole genome shotgun sequence genomic stretch:
- the LOC131187131 gene encoding uncharacterized protein LOC131187131 isoform X2, with the protein MALQKKMEEDFSQVETIQIKVKALSADWETRHQQLKVEQEKVAELEAQIKQLNTKQEEVMASLQADMLRAASQIQEKEGLAERLRSEIAFLEKRVRVACQEAAGSAAELEKGAHEARLALEATLSTLCPQLDKEELENEILKSKQEASKPPQQHGEQFLCSQDTEGPGKAEGAEAAAGEALQGQPQEAVGGLLEEAEHRAHGGVGPPIFFWLLKGMHWGSPEPPVSRESPFWERLLQLERGENCPSVCYHSLF; encoded by the exons GTAAAAGCTTTGAGTGCCGACTGGGAGACACGACACCAGCAGCTGAAGGTAGAGCAGGAAAAGGTGGCAGAACTGGAAGCCCAGATAAAGCAGCTGAATACCAAGCAGGAAGAAGTCATGGCTTCCCTCCAAGCTGATATGCTTCGTGCTGCCAGCCAAATCCAGGAGAAGGAAGGGCTGGCCGAGCGACTCCGGTCAGAAATTGCCTTCCTGGAGAAGAGGGTGAGGGTGGCCTGTCAGGAGGCTGCCGGGAGCGCTGCCGAACTGGAAAAAGGCGCTCACGAGGCCCGGCTGGCGTTGGAGGCCACTCTGTCCACTCTCTGTCCGCAGCTGGACAAAGAGGAATTAGAGAATGAAATCTTGAAGTCTAAGCAGGAGGCCTCCAAGCCGCCGCAGCAGCATGGTGAGCAATTCCTGTGTAGCCAGGACACCGAGGGACCAGGAAAGGCCGAAGGAGCGGAAGCTGCAGCAGGAGAGGCTCTGCAAGGGCAGCCACAGGAGGCAGTGGGTGGCCTGCTGGAAGAG GCCGAGCACAGAGCCCATGGGGGTGTGGGCCCACCGATCTTCTTTTGGCTCTTGAAAGGCATGCACTGGGGGTCCCCGGAGCCACCGGTCAGCAGGGAGAGTCCTTTCTGGGAAAGGCTCCTTCAGCTGGAGAGGGGTGAAAATTGTCCTTCTGTCTGTTACCACAGTCTTTTCTGA